ATGATTGCAACTAGGTTGCACCATTGATGTGAATAATGGTTGCGATCTCATTTTCGCAGCGCAAAAAAAACGCGCCAGACGGCGCGCTTTGGGGCACTGCGGGTGCGATGCGGCAATCAGGCCGCAGGCGGCAGGTTCAGCCCGCGCGGCAGCGGAAACGACACGTTTTCCTCGATGCCGTCGAGCGCGCGGACATTGCGCACGCCGAGCTCACGCAACCGCGCGATCACGGCCTGGGCGAGCACTTCCGGCGCCGATGCGCCGGCCGTCACGCCGATGCGGCGCTTGCCGGCGACCCACGCCGGATCGATCTGATCGGGCGCATCGACCATGTACGCAGCCACGCCGCGCTTCTCGGCCACTTCGCGCAGACGGCTCGAATTCGAGCTGTTCGGGCTGCCGACCACGATCACGACGTCGCACTGCGGCGCCATGAACTTCACCGCATCCTGGCGGTTTTGCGTCGCGTAGCAGATGTCCTGCTTCTTCGGTTCGCGAATCTTCGGATACTTCGCCTTCAGCGCGCCGATGATCTCGGCGGCGTCGTCGACGGACAGCGTCGTCTGCGTGACGAGCGCGATGCGCTCGGGATCGGCGAGCTCGAGCTTCTGCACGTCCTCGACGCTTTCGACGAGATGCATGCCGCGCTCGACCTGCCCCATCGTGCCTTCGACTTCCGGGTGGCCCTTGTGGCCGATCATCACGATATCGACACCGTCCTGGCGCATCTTCGCCACTTCGACGTGCACCTTCGTGACGAGCGGGCAGGTTGCGTCGTAGATGCGCAACCCGCGCACGTCCGCCTCGTCGCGCACGGCCTTCGACACGCCGTGCGCGCTGAAGATCACGGTGTTGCCGGCCGGCACTTCCTCGAGTTCCTCGACGAAGATCGCGCCTTTCTTCTTCAGATCCTCGACCACGTACTTGTTGTGAACGATCTCGTGACGGACATAGATCGGCGCACCGTGCATCGCGATCGCGCGCTCGACGATCTCGATCGCGCGATCGACGCCCGCGCAGAAGCCACGCGGCTGGGCCAGCAGGATTTCGGCATCGGCGGCGACGGTCTGCCCGGACAGCGTATCGGTGGTGCTCATGATTACAGGATTCCGATGATTTTCACTTCGAACGTGAGCGCTTGGCCCGCGAGCGGATGATTGAAGTCGAACAGCGCAGAGGTTTCGCTGACTTCCTTCAGCACCCCTGCATAGCGGCCGCCGTCCGGCGCGTTGAACTCGATCAGGTCGCCCGGCGTGAAATCGTCGCCGACCATCCCGTTCTCGCGCAGCGTCGACAGCGTCACGCGCTGGAGCATGTCGGGATTGCGGGGACCGAACCCCTGCTCGGGCGTTAGCTGATAAGTCGAATGGTCACCCACCCTGAGCCCGATCAGAATCTGTTCCAGCGAGGGCGCCAGTTGCCCCGCGCCGAGCAGCAGCGTGGCGGGCTTGTCGGAGAAGGTGTTGACGATGTCGGCGCCGTCGGCCAATGCAAGCCTGTAATGCAGCGTCACATGGGAACCGGGCTTCACTTCGGATAGATCGATGATGCTCATGAATGACTCGTGTTCGTCGGCGCCCGAACTGGCCGAAAGGCCCGGCGCAAAGCCAATATTGTAAGTCACCTGAGCGCGCAAGGCTGAAAGTGCGACGACATCGCGCTCACGCCCGCCGCCAATGGAGTTCTGGATCATGCCGTCCCCCTGTCCCGCCGCCCCGGCGACCGAATGTCGCGACACAGTCGATGCGCCGATCTCCGCGGTCCGCCGCATCGATGCAGCCAGGCCGACGCGCAAGCGCCGCCCGCGAAACTGGAAATCCCATCTGCCGCGCGAGCGGCTGCTGGAACGCGGGCCGGCCGCGCTCACCGACGCGGAGCTGATCGCGCTGCTGCTCGGCACGGGCGGCGGCGGCCACGACGTGTTCGCCAGCGCCCGCGCGCTGCTCGCACGTTTCGGCGATTCGCTGCGCGACATGCTCGACGCGGAGCCCGACGCGTTCGCCATGCACCCGGGCATCGGCCCCGCTCGCTCGGCGGTGCTGATCGCGGTGACCGAGATCGTGCGGCGCGCGCTGATCGAGAAAGCCCGCGAGCGGATGCAGATCGGCTCGCCAGGCGCGGTCGAGGATTATCTGCGGCTCAGGATCGGCACGCGTGCGCACGAGGTTTTCGTCACGCTGTACCTGGACGCCCGTCACGGCCTGATTGACGTGGAAGAGAGCGCGCGCGGCTCGCTGACGCGGATGGTCGTCTATCCGCGCGAAATCGTGCGGCGCGCGCTCATGCTGAATGCCGCCGCGCTGATCATCGCGCACAACCATCCGTCCGGCGCGGTGCAGCCGAGCGCGGAGGATCGCCGCCTGACGCGCATGCTGCACGAAGCGCTCACGCTCGTCGACGCGAAGCTGCTCGATCACGTCGTCGTCGGCAGCGACGATACATTTTCGTTCGCGCGCGCCGGTTGGCTGTAGACTGTGGCCCGGCGACGCAACCTGCGGTCGCCGCAACGACGAAGCGAAATTGAGTTTGATTTTTCTGAGCTTTTTCTGCTAGAATCGTCGTCTGTCTTTTTTCCAACCAGTTCTAGCCATCGAAGGGCCTTGTCTGTAAAGGCTTCGGCGTTCTGAGTGCAGCCATGGATCACGTGGCGGTACGATGGAACCTTCATCGGCGATCGAACCCCGAATTTAGCGTATTAGGAGTGCTCTCATGGCACGCGTATGCCAAGTAACTGGGAAAGCGCCGATGAGCGGCAACAACGTTTCCCACGCAAACAACAAGACGAAGCGCCGCTTCCTGCCGAACCTGCAAAACCGCCGGTTCTGGGTGGAAAGCGAAAACCGCTGGGTGCGCCTGCGCGTCTCGAACGCCGGCCTGCGCCTGATCGACAAGAACGGCATCGATTCCGTGCTCGCTGACCTGCGCGCACGCGGCGAAGCCTAAGCCCAAGGAGCACAATCATGGCAAAAGGCGCACGCGACAAGATCAAGCTCGAGTCGACCGCTGGTACGGGTCACTTCTACACGACCACGAAGAACAAGCGCAACATGCCGGAAAAGATGGCGATCAAGAAGTTCGATCCCGTCGTCCGCAAGCATGTGGAATACAAAGAAACCAAGATCAAGTAATCTCCGGTTTCTGCAAGCCTGACGGCGACCGAAAAGCCCCGCACATGCGGGGCTTTTTGTTTTGCGCGCACGCACGGGCCCGACGCGGTATGCTCTCCCCTTTCCGCGGCCACGGCTGACGGAACGCACAAAAGCCAAAGCGTAACGATGGAGATGCAGCATGAAATTCGACGTGGCGATCGTCGGCAGCGGCCTGGCAGGGCTGTCGGTCGCACTCAACCTGGCCAGCACGCGACGTGTCGCGCTGATCGCGAAACGTTCGATGATGGAGGGGGCAAGCGATAACGCGCAAGGCGGCATCGCGGCCGTCCTCGATTCGGCGGACAGCATCGAGAACCACGTCGACGACACGCTCGTCGCCGGCGGCGGCCTATGCGACGAAGGCGCGACGCGCTACATCGTCGAGCACGGTCGCGAAGCGATCGAATGGCTGATTTCGCAGGGCGTGCCGTTCACGAAGGACGATGCGGCCGAACTCGGTTTCCATCTGACGCGCGAAGGCGGTCACAGTCACCGCCGAATCATCCATGCGGCCGACGCGACCGGACATGCGGTGCTCGCGACGCTGTCCGAGCGCGCGCGCCAGCATCCGAACATCACGTTCTTCGAAAACCACCATGCGATCGACCTGATCACGTCGGACCGGCTCGGACTACCCGGCCGCCGCTGTCACGGCCTGTATGCGCTCGACGTCGACAACGACCGCACGATCACGATCGAGGCACCGCACACGGTGCTCGCGACCGGCGGTGCCGGCAAGGTGTACCTCTACACGACGAACCCGGACACCGCGACGGGCGACGGCATCGCGATGGCGTGGCGCGCGGGCTGCCGCGTGTCGAACATGGAATTCATCCAGTTCCACCCGACCTGCCTGTTCCATCCGTACGCAAAATCGTTCCTGATTTCGGAAGCCGTGCGCGGAGAAGGCGGTCTGCTGAAGCTGCCGGACGGCACCCGCTTCATGCCCGCACACGATCCCCGCGCGGAACTCGCGCCGCGCGACATCGTCGCGCGCGCGATCGACTTCGAGATCAAGAAGCGCGGGATCGACTGCGTATATCTCGACATCAGCCACCAGCCGGAAGCATTCCTGCGCGAGCACTTCCCGACCATCCATGCACGCTGTCTCGAATTCGGCATCGACATCGCGAAGCAGCCGATTCCGGTCGTGCCGGCCGCGCACTACACGTGCGGCGGCGTCGTCACCGACCTCGCGGGACGCACCGATCTCGCGGGCCTGTATGCGGTCGGCGAAACGTCGTACACGGGGCTGCACGGCGCGAACCGGCTCGCGAGCAATTCGCTGCTCGAATGCCTCGTGATCGGCCGCGCGGCAGCCGAGGCAATCGAGTCGGCCGGCTTTGACGCCGAAACATCGGGCACGCTGCCCGCGTGGGACGAAAGCCGTGTGTCGGATGCGGACGAGGAAGTCGTCGTCGCGCACAACTGGGACGAACTGCGCCGGCTGATGTGGAACTACGTCGGCATCGTGCGTACCGACAAACGTCTCGAGCGCGCGAAGCACCGGTTGTCGCTGCTGCGCGACGAAATCCATGAGTACTACGCGAACTTCCGCGTCACGCGCGACCTGCTCGAACTGCGTAATCTCGTCGATGTCGCGACGCTGATCGTGAAGAGCGCGTACTCGCGCCGCGAAAGCCGCGGGCTGCACTACAGCCGCGACTGGCCGCACACGCTGCCGAAGGCGCTGCCGAGCGTGCTCACGCCCCGCTCGCGCCGCTGAGCGGCTCGCCCTGCCGGGGCTTGCGACCTACAAAAAAGCCGCTGGCGTTTGCGCGCCAGCGGCTTTTTCATCAGACGGCATAGCGCGCGGTCAGTCGACGATCCGCATCGAATAGTCGGTTGCGCGCACGTCCTTCGTCAGCGCGCCGATCGAGATGCGGTCGACGCCCGTCTCCGCGAACGTGCGCACCGTATCGAAATTGACGCCGCCCGACACTTCGAGCACGGCCTTGCCGGACGCGACGCGCACCGCTTCGCGCATCATGTCGAGCGTGAAGTTGTCGAGCAGCACCGACTGCGCGCCATGCGCGAGCGCCGTGTCGAGCTGCGCGAGCGTCTCGACTTCGACCTGCACCGGCACGCCGGCATCGAGCGCGAACGCCGCATCGAGCGCTTCGCCGACACCGCCCGCTGCCGCGATATGGTTTTCCTTGATCAGGATGCCGTCGTACAGCGCGAGACGCTGGTTCTCGCCGCCGCCGACCCGCACTGCGTACTTCTGCGCGAGCCGCAGGCCCGGCAGTGTCTTGCGCGTATCGAGGATCTTCGCGCGCGTGCCTTCGACGCGATCGACGTAACGGCGCGTCGCACTCGCGACGCCCGACAGCAGTTGCAGGAAGTTAAGCCCGTTGCGCTCGGCCGTCAGCAGCGCGCGCGCCGGCCCTTCGAGTTCGCAGACCGTCGAATCCGGAGCCATCCGGTCGCCTTCGCGATACCGCCACTGAACGACGATCGACGGATCGATCCGTGCGATGACGGCCTCGAACCAAGGCACGCCGCACAACACCGCTTCCTCGCGCACGATGATGCGGGCACGGCGCCGCTCGCCAGCCGGCACGAGCCGGCCGGTCTGGTCGCCGGTGCCGACGTCTTCGGCAATCGCATCGGCTACGTTGCGCGCGATCGCTTCGTCGAATGCCGCGCCGTATTGTGCGCGCACGGCTTCGAACAGCGGAGAGACTGCGCTCGTCATGCAGCCCCCACGTTCGCGAACAGTTGCTGATCTCGCTGCAGATCGCCGCTCGCCTGCACGCGCTTCTTGTGCGCCGCTGCAAAATCGAGCATCCGGTCGATCGGCAGACGCGCGCGCGCGCCGATCGCGGGATCGACGAAGATCTCGTTGTGACCGCGCTCGAGCACGTCGGCGAGGTTAGCGAGGCCGTTCATCGCCATCCAGGGGCAATGGGCGCAGCTCTTGCAGGTTGCGCTGTTGCCGGCCGTCGGCGCGGCGATAAAGGTCTTGCCGGGCGCCGCGAGCTGCATTTTGTGCAGAATGCCGAGGTCGGTCGCGACGATGAAGTGCGTCGCGTCGAACTTCACGGCGGCGTCGATCAGCTGCGTCGTCGAGCCGACGACATCCGCCTGCGCAACGACGTTTTCCGGCGACTCGGGATGCACGAGCACCTTCGCGTCCGGATACTCGGCGCGCAACAGGTCGAGCTCGATGCCCTTGAATTCGTCGTGGACGAGGCACGAGCCCTGCCACAACAGCATGTCCGCGCCGGTTTTCTTCTGGATGTAGCTGCCGAGATGGCGATCGGGAGCCCAGATGATCTTCTCGCCCCGCGCGTGCAGGTCGGCGACGATCTCGAGGCCGATCGACGACGTGACCATCCAGTCGGCGCGCGCCTTCACGGCGGCGCTGGTGTTCGCGTATACAACAACGGTGCGGTCGGGATGCGCATCGCAGAACGCGGAGAATTCGTCGACCGGGCAGCCGAGATCGAGCGAGCAGGTCGCGTCGAGATCAGGCATCAGAACGCGCTTGCCGGGGCTCAGGATCTTCGCGGTTTCGCCCATGAAGCGCACGCCGGCGACGACGAGCGTCTGTGCGTCGTGGTCACGGCCGAAGCGGGCCATTTCGAGCGAATCGGCGACGCAGCCGCCGGTTTCGTCGGCCAGTTCCTGCAACTCGGCATCCACGTAGTAGTGAGCGACGAGCACGGCCTTTTCACGCGCAAGCAGCGCCTTGATGCGTGCCTTCAGCGCGGCGCGTTCTTCTGCGGACGGTGCATCGGGCACCTTTGCCCACGCCTGGCCCACGCCGCAGACGGTCCCAGCCGAGACTGGCCGGTCGTACTCGACGGATTTGATCGTCGATTGCATCTCCATATCTCCTGTCGACCAGAGTTGGCGCTTTAGCGCCTACTCTGGTCCCATGCTTCGCGGTCGACCAGAGTTAGCGCTTTAGCGCCTGCCCTGGTCCCATGCTTCGCGGTCGACCAGAGTTATCGCTCCAGCGCTTGCTCGGGCCAATCCTCTCCGCTTGCCCCGGGGCGCCACGTCGGCGCGGCCCCAAACCTCACACGAATTCCGGTGCGTCCGGTCGTCCTTCGAAAACCGTCCGCCCAAATGAAAAAACCCCGCCAACGCGGGGTTTGTGACGTCCTGAGATTCTAATCGATTTCGAATCAGGCGTAGCGACGCAGGCGTGTCGCAAATTCCTGCAGCGCCTTGATGCCGCTTTGTTCCGCGCGATGGCACCAATCCTGCAATTGCGCGAGAAGTTGTTCGCGCGACGCGGTCGAACGATCCCAGATCGCGGCCAGATCCTGGCGCAGCTGGAAATACGTATGCAGCTTCTGACTGTTCGCGAAAATCTCCGGCAGCAGCTTCTTCTGCGGCTCGTCGAGGCCGTCGGCGTCCTTGTGGAACCACTTGCGCGCGCCGCGCATCAGCTGGTACTTCTCGCTCGAACCGAGTTCCTTCAGGTGCGCGAGCTCCTGGCGGTACGCACGCTTCACGGCCTTGCCGTAGCGCGCCATCACTTCGTAGCGGTTCGACAGCACGGCCTGCAGCGTTTCCTGGTCGAGCACCGTCTTCGGCTTGTTCAGACGCGGCGTCGGCGCGACCTTCTTCACCTTCGCGAGACCGAATGCCGACATGATGCGGATGTACATCCAGCCGATGTCGAATTCGTACCACTTGTTCGACAGCTTCGCCGACGTCGCGAACGTGTGGTGGTTATTGTGCAGTTCTTCACCGCCGATCACGATGCCCCACGGGAACAGGTTCGTGCTCGCGTCGGCCGAGTTGAAGTTGCGGTAGCCCCAGAAGTGGCCGAAACCGTTCACGACACCCGCGGCCCAGAACGGAATCCAGACCATCTGCACGGCCCACACGGTCAGGCCGAGCACGCCGAACAGCGCGACGTCGATCACCATCATCAGGCTCACGCCGAGGATCGGGTACTTCGAGTACAGATTGCGCTCGATCCAGTCATTCGGCGTGCCGTGACTGAACTTGCGCATCGTTTCTTCGTTCTTCGCTTCCGCGCGATACAGCTCGGCGCCTTCCAGGAACACCTTCCAGATGCCTCGCGTCTGCGGGCTGTGCGGATCTTCCTCGGTTTCGCACTTCGCGTGGTGCTTGCGATGGATCGCGGCCCACTGGCCCGTCAGCATGCCGGTCGTCATCCACAGCCAGACACGGAAGAAGTGACTTGCGATCGGATGCAGCTCCAGCGCGCGGTGCGCCTGGCAGCGGTGCAGGTAGACCGTCACGCCGATGATCGTGACGTGCGTGACGGCGAGCGCGAACAGCGCGACCTGCCACCACGAAAAGCGCAGGAGCCCGTGGGAAAGAAAATCGAGCAGGGAATTCAACAAGGCAGTTACCTGTGGTGAGAGCGACGCCGGCGCAAGCCGACGTCATAAAAATGAAAGCATACCGCGTGTAGACCGGGATTTTACTTCAACCGTTCCAAGTCTTTGTAAAAAATGAATATTTTCTTGTCTTGACGCAACGCGGACAGTCCATCGGCGGACCGGGAAAGCCGCGCGATCCGGTTTCGACCGCCCGCTTCGCCCGCTTCGCCCGATTCGCCCGATTCGCTCGATTCGCTCGATTTGCACCTAGGCCGCCGACGCCCGCCCGTCCATCGCGTCGCCGCCCACCGCCACGGGCACGCCCTCGGCCACCGCGCCGGTCGCGGCCAGACCGTCCGGCAGGCCGACCACGCGCACCTCGCGCTGCGGGAACGGAATGGAAATTCCATGCTCGCCGAAGAGCCGCCAGATGTTGCGGTTCACCGACGAACGCACGCCCGACGTGCCTTTCGCCGCATCCTCGATCCAGAAGCCGAGTTCCAGATCAATCCCGTCCGCGCCGAAGCCGACCAGGTACGGGGTCGGCGCCGGCTCGTCGAGCACGCGTGGCACGCCCCTCGCGGCTTCCGCGAGCACCGACAGCGCCTGCTCGACGTCGCAGGAATAGGCGACCTGCACGGCAACCTTCGCGTAGCCGCGCGTCAGGTACGACGACTGGTTCTGCACGACGTCGGTGATCAGTTTCTCGTTCGGGATCAGCGTCTCGTTGCCGTCGAGGCCGCGCACGACCGTATAACGCGTGCGAATCTGCGTGACGACGCCCTGCAGCCCGCCGACGCTGATCGCGTCGCCGAGCCGTAGCGAGCGGTCGAGCAGGATGATGAAGCCCGACACGTAGTTGCTGGCGATCTTCTGCAGCCCGAAGCCGAGGCCGACGCCCACCGCGCCGCCGAACACGCCGAGCACCGTCACGTCGATGCCGACGAGCGACAGCCCGATCAGGATCGCCGCGAACACGAGCAGCGCGCGGCCGACCCGCGACAGCACGACCTTCAGGTTCGCGTCGAGCGTGGTCGCGCGCGTGAGGCGCTCCTCGAGCACCGAGCCGAGCCACATCGCGACCATCAGCGTCACGCATACCCACAGTGCGCCCGAAATCAGCGACAGCAGCGTCAGGTGGGCATTCGCGACGCGGAATTGCACGCTGTCGAGCCAGCCGAGCACGTCGCGCTGGATGCCGAGCACGGTCAGCACCATCGCGACCCACACGACGGTCGACACGATCTTCTCGACGATCGACAGCCACGCATGCGTGTGTCCGTCGCGTGCGAATACGCGCCGCGCGAAAAAGAACAGCACATAGATGAGCCCGATGCCGAACAGCGGCACGAGCGCGAGCGACAGTAGCGACGTCGACATGAACGGATCGAACGCGAGCTGAGAGAGCCCCACGAAGACGCCGCCGAACAGCGGAAACAACGCACGCTTCAGGCTTTGCGCGCCTGCGCCGGGCGCGCGCCCGGCGGCCCGGCGGCGCGCATCGATGCGGCCGTGAACACAGCGTGCGGCAACCCAAGCGAAGCACAATGCGCCGACCAGGATCGCCGCCTGCCAGATCATCACGGGCTGGTGGAAATCCCGAATCACCGATGCCAGCCGGTGCGACAGCAGGCGGCTCTGCAGATTCTCCATCGTCTGTCCGGGCTGCCGTTACTGCGCGCGCCGTTCGAGGACCGCGGCGAAGAAGCCGTCGGTCGCATGGCGGTGCGGCCACAGCGACAGGTAGTCGCCGGTCTCGAGCGCGATGCGCTGATCGGCCAGCACCTTCTGCGCGGGCACCAGCACGAAGTCCGGATGGTCGGCCAGGAACTGTTCGACGATCGCTTCGTTCTCCGCGTCGAGCACGCTGCAGGTCGCGTACACGAGACGGCCGCCCTTCTTCACGAGACGCGCGGCGCTCGCCAGAATCGATGCCTGCTTGGGCGTGAGCTCCTCGATCGACGTGCGCGTCTGGCGCCACTTGAGGTCCGGGTTGCGGCGCAGCGTGCCGAGCCCGCTGCATGGCGCGTCGACCAGCACGCGGTCGATCTTGCCGGCGAGCCGCTTGATCTTTGCGTCGTGCTCGCTGTCGATCAGCACCGGATTCACGTTCGACAGCCCGCTGCGCGCGAGGCGCGGCTTCAGCTTCGTGAGGCGCTTTTCCGAAACGTCGAACGCATACAGGCGCCCGGTCGAGCGCATCATCGCGCCGAGCGCGAGCGTCTTGCCGCCTGCACCCGCGCAGAAATCGACGACCATCTCGCCGCGACGCGGCGCGACCAGCGAACACAGCAGCTGGCTGCCCTCGTCCTGCACCTCGATCTGACCTTCCTCGAACAGCTTCAGCCGCGTGAGCGCCGGCTTGCCGACCACGCGCACGCCCTGCGGCGCGAACGGCGTCTCGCCCGCGTCGATGCCGTTCGCGCGCAGCGCGTCGATCACCTGGTCGCGCGTCGCCTTCTGCGCGTTGGCGCGCAGGTCCAGCGGCGCCGGGTAGTTCAGCGCCGCGGCGAGTTGCGCGAGTTCCTCGGCGTCGAAACGGGCCGACAGCGCCTGGTAGATCCAGTCCGGCAAGTTCGTGCGCACGCGCACCGGCAGGCTCGCCGGATCGATCTTCGACACGTGTTCGAGCCACGCGGCCTCGGTGTCGGACACGAACGGCTTCAGCGCATTGCGGCCGAGCGTCTGCATCAGGCCGAGCAGCGTCAGGCGCCGCGCAGGGCTGCCCGTGCCGCTCTCGGCAAGGTGCGAAAACTCCATCTTCCGGCGCAGCACCGCGAACACCGCCTCGGCGATCACGCCGCGCTCGGCGTGGCCGAGCTTCGGGTGCGCGCGGAAGAACCGGCTCGTCGTCGCGTCGGCGGGGCCGGTGAACTTCAGCACCTCGGCGAGCAAGGTCTCGGTCTGGCCAATCAGGAATCCGTGCAGCTTCATACGCCCTCGCTCGTTTCGGTATGCGGTTGATCCGCGAAAATCCAGCGCGCCTCTTCCGGCGCCACCACTGCCCGGCCGTTCTCGAGGCGCAGGCGCCCCTCGACGAACCACCGCACCGCACGCGGATACAGCACGTGCTCGACCGTCAGGACGCGCCGCGCGAGCGCGGCCGCGTCGTCGCCGGCGCGCACGGGCACCGCGCCCTGCGCGACGATCGCGCCGCTGTCGAGTTCGGGAATCACGAAATGCACGCTCGCGCCATGCAGCGCGACGCCGGCATCCAGCGCCTGCTGGTGCGTATGGATGCCCTTGAAGCTCGGCAGCAGCGACGGGTGGATGTTCAGCAGCCGTCCCTCATATCGTCTGACGAAATCGGGCGTGAGGATGCGCATGAAGCCGGCGAGCACCACGAGATCGGGCGCGAAGCGGTCGATCTCGGCGGCGAGCGCCGCGTCGAAGCTGTCGCGGCTGTCGAACGACCGGTGGTCGACCACCGCGGTCGCCACCCCGTGCGACGCGGCAAAAGCCAGGCCGGCCGCATCGGGCC
The sequence above is a segment of the Burkholderia diffusa genome. Coding sequences within it:
- the purN gene encoding phosphoribosylglycinamide formyltransferase — protein: MKKLVILISGRGSNMEAIVRACAQERWPAEVAAVIANRPDAAGLAFAASHGVATAVVDHRSFDSRDSFDAALAAEIDRFAPDLVVLAGFMRILTPDFVRRYEGRLLNIHPSLLPSFKGIHTHQQALDAGVALHGASVHFVIPELDSGAIVAQGAVPVRAGDDAAALARRVLTVEHVLYPRAVRWFVEGRLRLENGRAVVAPEEARWIFADQPHTETSEGV